From Pseudoalteromonas rubra, one genomic window encodes:
- a CDS encoding esterase-like activity of phytase family protein, whose amino-acid sequence MRSCLFLTLLAPFFANSAAMQIEYLDEFIVPADLRVDGDKVGGLSSIEYTNGRYLLIADDSKKPRYFQANIAIKGQKIEQVQFEKSLPLVNKQTNSGVVDPESLRIAPNGKDIIWTSEGSIKYKHAPAIFMQTEQGLVDFTLPKMFEISKTSGPRHNAVFEGLTVAHSGKGIWVSAEGALKQDGEESNIEHGSLVRISYFDFASKSMQKQFAYYLEPMVNRPEAKPDAFRTTGLVEILQVNEHQLLTMERSYTAGISDGGNDVSIYLVDFKNVTDTSQVASLNQQSVRPARKTLLLDMASIKQQLGSKHIDNLEGMTFGPRLANGNMSLLMVSDDNFNVHGKQLSQILLFEVKTGK is encoded by the coding sequence ATGCGCAGTTGCCTATTCTTAACCTTACTGGCCCCTTTTTTCGCAAACTCAGCCGCTATGCAGATCGAGTATTTAGATGAATTTATTGTTCCGGCTGATCTACGCGTCGACGGAGACAAAGTCGGTGGGTTATCTAGCATTGAATACACCAATGGACGCTATTTATTAATCGCCGATGATTCTAAAAAGCCACGCTATTTCCAGGCAAATATTGCGATTAAAGGTCAAAAAATTGAACAGGTTCAGTTCGAAAAATCCCTACCGCTGGTTAACAAACAAACCAACTCGGGTGTTGTTGATCCCGAAAGCCTTCGAATAGCGCCGAATGGCAAGGACATCATTTGGACCAGTGAAGGCAGCATTAAATATAAGCATGCACCGGCTATCTTCATGCAAACCGAACAAGGTCTGGTTGACTTTACACTGCCAAAAATGTTCGAGATCAGTAAGACAAGCGGGCCCAGACATAATGCCGTCTTTGAAGGACTCACTGTCGCACACTCAGGCAAAGGTATTTGGGTGTCTGCGGAAGGAGCACTCAAGCAAGATGGTGAAGAATCCAATATTGAGCACGGTAGCCTGGTCCGCATTTCCTATTTTGATTTTGCCTCAAAGAGTATGCAAAAACAGTTCGCCTACTACCTGGAACCTATGGTAAATCGCCCGGAGGCAAAACCCGATGCGTTTCGCACTACCGGCCTGGTCGAGATATTACAGGTAAATGAACATCAATTGCTCACCATGGAGCGTTCATACACGGCGGGTATATCAGACGGCGGGAACGACGTTAGCATCTACCTCGTTGATTTTAAAAATGTAACCGATACAAGCCAAGTGGCCTCGCTCAACCAGCAATCCGTTCGCCCTGCCCGTAAAACCTTGCTGTTAGACATGGCCAGCATTAAACAACAACTGGGCTCAAAACACATTGATAACCTGGAGGGCATGACTTTTGGCCCCCGGCTTGCCAATGGCAATATGAGCCTGCTCATGGTGTCTGATGATAATTTCAACGTACATGGCAAGCAGCTGAGTCAGATCCTGTTGTTCGAGGTTAAAACAGGTAAATAA
- a CDS encoding GH92 family glycosyl hydrolase → MKQNKVVRHLALVSVSSAILVACGQAPSQSAGTQVSASSNYVIDVVSYVDPLIGTKGPFNHRQAGNVTPGALVPFGMFNFGPEHAYTDDLLAESEGISKKILQEKKRVPVSPGGYNYQASRVKGFSFTRLSGTGCLGASGDIPVMPFTKDITFSPATDPINAYYSAGFSHDNETATPGYYQVGLDNGVNVELAATTRTGIANFTFEQADNAKLLFRTSYSQLGSGDAYVKVDAQKGEVTGYVTSGNFCGYLGEHNQRDYYTLHFVAKLDKAIAGSGGWKDDEVFTGQDSAKGGMGYGDNGWPDVGKGSGVWVDLDMEAGETVQMRVGISYVSLDNARENLEKEQAEQSFAQVRAQAQTAWENTLSKVKVESDDTSKLRVFYTALFHSLYHPNIYSDVNGQYVGFDQQVHTVEGTQTHQYANFSGWDVYRSQLQLVTLLDKKRGSDIAQSLFNQASQYNGVWDRWTHNAGATGVMSGDPSTIAIANFVAFGADDFDVTGAYDSLYKAATEPTAFDLSEVGCPVFCRGQKPSLDQWQQLGYISDQSNSWEGASETLEQASSYFSLSQLAVRLGKHDDASRFVNEAGYWRNLYNPSATESLGYIQGRNKDGSWKDEFDPFSGHLFVEGSPAQYLWMIPHDGAGLAKTLGGDKAMVQRLDSHFRKPDGTWVLYRDSAEFSDVSNQPSILSPWMYLHTSEAYKTQQTVRETMKQLWLDAPDGIPGQDDLGQMSSWYVFSSLGLYPKYPGRADLVLSSPQFKRASIGNLTLNAPQASDTHIYIDALKVNGKASLNSWIDETYINQPVTLDFSLSEAPNKAFGGAAEHRPPSYAPSVQ, encoded by the coding sequence ATGAAACAAAACAAAGTGGTCAGGCACCTGGCTTTAGTATCAGTATCATCCGCTATTTTGGTTGCGTGTGGGCAGGCTCCCAGTCAAAGCGCAGGCACGCAAGTATCAGCAAGTTCTAACTATGTTATAGACGTTGTATCCTATGTGGATCCCCTGATTGGGACAAAGGGGCCGTTTAACCACAGACAGGCCGGTAATGTGACGCCGGGTGCATTGGTGCCATTTGGGATGTTTAATTTTGGTCCCGAGCATGCGTACACTGACGATCTGCTGGCAGAATCTGAAGGGATCTCAAAAAAAATACTGCAGGAAAAGAAACGTGTTCCTGTATCCCCAGGGGGCTACAATTATCAGGCTAGTCGTGTAAAAGGGTTTTCCTTTACGCGCCTGTCCGGAACTGGTTGTTTAGGCGCCTCAGGTGATATTCCTGTGATGCCATTTACCAAAGACATAACATTTTCCCCTGCAACTGATCCAATCAATGCCTACTACAGCGCTGGTTTTAGCCATGATAATGAAACCGCCACACCCGGTTATTATCAGGTTGGCTTAGACAATGGTGTGAATGTTGAACTTGCCGCAACAACCCGCACGGGAATTGCAAACTTTACTTTTGAACAGGCAGACAACGCCAAACTACTTTTCAGGACCTCATACTCACAATTGGGTAGCGGCGATGCTTATGTCAAAGTCGACGCTCAAAAAGGCGAAGTCACGGGGTATGTAACCTCAGGGAATTTTTGTGGTTATCTTGGCGAGCACAACCAAAGAGACTACTACACGCTGCATTTCGTCGCCAAGCTGGATAAAGCCATTGCTGGTTCGGGTGGCTGGAAAGATGATGAGGTATTTACGGGGCAAGACTCTGCCAAAGGTGGAATGGGCTACGGTGATAATGGTTGGCCGGATGTAGGCAAAGGTTCAGGTGTTTGGGTTGACCTGGATATGGAGGCGGGTGAAACCGTACAAATGCGTGTTGGCATTTCATACGTGAGTCTTGATAACGCCAGAGAGAACCTTGAAAAAGAGCAGGCAGAGCAAAGTTTTGCACAGGTTAGGGCGCAGGCTCAGACAGCCTGGGAAAACACGCTTTCTAAAGTGAAAGTGGAGTCTGACGATACCAGCAAACTCAGAGTTTTTTATACGGCGCTGTTCCACAGCTTGTATCATCCCAACATCTATTCAGATGTGAATGGTCAATATGTCGGGTTTGATCAGCAGGTTCATACTGTTGAAGGGACCCAGACGCATCAGTATGCCAACTTCTCGGGGTGGGACGTATACCGCTCTCAGCTGCAGCTCGTTACTTTGTTAGACAAAAAGCGTGGTAGCGATATTGCTCAGTCATTGTTTAATCAGGCGAGCCAGTATAATGGCGTATGGGACCGATGGACCCACAACGCGGGAGCAACCGGTGTCATGAGCGGTGATCCGTCGACAATCGCGATTGCAAATTTTGTGGCATTTGGTGCTGATGATTTTGACGTGACCGGTGCATATGACTCATTGTACAAAGCCGCAACAGAGCCTACAGCGTTCGATTTGTCTGAGGTTGGCTGTCCGGTATTTTGTCGTGGCCAAAAACCTTCGTTAGATCAATGGCAGCAACTCGGATATATTTCAGACCAATCTAACAGCTGGGAAGGGGCATCGGAAACACTGGAACAGGCATCAAGCTATTTCTCCTTGTCTCAGCTGGCAGTACGCCTGGGTAAGCATGATGACGCTTCGCGTTTTGTGAATGAGGCAGGATACTGGCGCAATCTCTACAACCCGTCTGCCACTGAGTCGCTGGGCTATATTCAGGGGCGTAACAAAGATGGCAGCTGGAAAGACGAGTTTGACCCGTTTTCTGGTCATCTATTTGTCGAAGGCAGCCCGGCTCAGTATTTATGGATGATCCCGCATGATGGGGCAGGACTGGCAAAAACCCTGGGCGGTGACAAAGCCATGGTCCAAAGGCTGGACAGCCATTTCCGCAAACCAGATGGTACCTGGGTGTTGTATCGTGATTCAGCGGAGTTTTCAGATGTCTCAAATCAGCCATCCATTTTGTCACCCTGGATGTATCTTCATACCTCAGAGGCATATAAAACACAGCAAACGGTACGCGAGACCATGAAGCAGTTATGGCTGGATGCGCCAGATGGTATTCCAGGTCAGGACGATCTGGGTCAGATGTCTTCTTGGTATGTGTTCAGTAGTCTGGGACTTTACCCTAAATACCCGGGCCGTGCCGATCTGGTTTTGTCCAGTCCTCAGTTTAAACGTGCTAGCATTGGCAACCTGACGTTGAACGCACCGCAAGCATCAGACACGCATATTTATATTGATGCGCTTAAGGTCAATGGTAAAGCCAGTCTGAACAGTTGGATTGATGAAACCTATATTAACCAGCCTGTCACTTTGGATTTTTCGTTGAGTGAAGCGCCTAACAAAGCGTTTGGAGGGGCTGCTGAGCACAGGCCACCGAGCTATGCGCCTTCTGTTCAATAA
- a CDS encoding peptide-N-glycosidase F-related protein, which translates to MKIGFICLLLFCTTALAKEQLLTPFTSFTKHGDHTFAVELASQKNTGRHLLEIELGCASQGCSDWDYTVRFEWQKDGTSYELGRLITPYAGYMQRAMHGFDRTWRRTYTFDVSHLIPVLQGKGHFNVHYGGWGAKQSAFGISAKLYSDTQFNKQEVLRAIPLYESGSEGWPYKTSEYFDTLLTQRAFQFKANEQHAEIKMIVSSHGHALSFDNSQGEPELCGEWCDRFFTIKHNNDTIVKQQLWRKDCDMSATFPQGGTYIFARSNWCPGESVAPFSYDIDTAHTNNTIDLDWQRYSWQPSQYGNTAPRYIVNAVLVTYAKKPATTDIALTRIVSPNAQTPERFGIQCGAIEAEIKNMGSANIHAVRFHYGIAGRQRHFYDWQGNLEPGDSKIVRIPTRYLGQFDTQTARISISAKVKGDENMANNDANALMHMPLSLFNTPRLNILTGKIPDETKVELRDRHQNIIQSWHTFNAQQWHELALEQPAGCYELVVYDAARDGLAFPFFNNRKGQGALNLSYDLDGKAVTHELQPDFGRKLSIPFTLGYKFGGCAAQAWQSDKAYRKGDAPVAYNGVIYRARHWSYGFQPDKSGQYDAWQPVSYCDSSPLNE; encoded by the coding sequence ATGAAAATCGGATTTATCTGTCTTTTGCTGTTTTGCACTACCGCACTTGCCAAAGAGCAGCTGCTCACTCCATTCACCTCATTTACCAAACATGGTGATCATACATTTGCCGTCGAACTGGCGAGTCAGAAGAATACTGGCCGACACTTACTTGAAATAGAACTCGGCTGTGCGAGTCAGGGCTGCAGCGACTGGGATTACACAGTGCGATTTGAATGGCAGAAAGACGGTACCAGTTATGAACTGGGCAGATTGATCACACCTTATGCGGGTTACATGCAACGCGCTATGCATGGTTTTGACCGCACCTGGCGGCGTACCTATACCTTTGATGTGTCGCACTTAATCCCTGTATTACAAGGGAAAGGACACTTTAATGTCCACTATGGCGGCTGGGGCGCCAAACAATCAGCATTCGGCATTTCAGCAAAACTATACTCTGACACCCAATTTAACAAACAAGAGGTTCTGAGGGCTATACCGCTGTATGAATCGGGCTCTGAAGGCTGGCCATATAAAACCTCAGAGTACTTTGATACCTTGCTAACGCAACGCGCCTTTCAATTTAAGGCCAATGAACAGCACGCCGAAATAAAAATGATCGTATCTTCCCACGGCCATGCTTTGTCATTCGATAACTCGCAAGGTGAGCCGGAGCTGTGTGGAGAATGGTGCGACCGCTTCTTTACCATTAAGCACAACAACGACACAATTGTAAAACAGCAACTATGGCGAAAAGATTGCGATATGAGTGCGACCTTTCCTCAGGGAGGCACCTATATTTTCGCCCGTTCCAACTGGTGTCCTGGTGAATCTGTTGCCCCATTCAGTTATGACATAGATACCGCGCACACAAACAACACGATTGATCTGGACTGGCAACGCTACAGCTGGCAACCCTCTCAGTATGGCAATACAGCACCTCGTTACATTGTTAATGCTGTGCTGGTTACCTATGCAAAGAAGCCAGCGACCACCGATATTGCGCTAACCCGTATTGTATCGCCCAATGCACAGACTCCTGAGCGATTTGGAATACAGTGCGGCGCCATTGAAGCTGAAATCAAGAACATGGGTAGCGCCAACATCCATGCAGTACGGTTTCACTACGGCATTGCCGGGCGACAGCGGCACTTTTACGACTGGCAGGGTAACCTCGAGCCCGGCGATAGTAAAATAGTGCGTATCCCTACCCGCTATCTTGGCCAGTTCGATACACAAACGGCCCGCATTAGCATCAGTGCAAAGGTGAAAGGAGACGAAAACATGGCGAATAATGATGCTAACGCCTTAATGCATATGCCGTTATCATTATTCAACACACCCAGGCTCAATATTCTGACCGGTAAAATCCCGGATGAAACCAAAGTGGAGTTACGTGACAGGCATCAAAATATCATACAGTCCTGGCATACCTTCAATGCACAGCAGTGGCATGAGTTGGCGCTTGAACAACCGGCGGGATGTTATGAGTTAGTTGTGTATGACGCTGCCAGAGATGGCCTGGCTTTTCCTTTTTTCAATAATCGTAAAGGCCAGGGCGCACTGAATCTGTCCTATGACTTAGACGGAAAAGCGGTCACCCATGAATTGCAACCAGACTTTGGCCGCAAGCTCTCTATCCCTTTCACGCTTGGATACAAATTTGGTGGATGCGCCGCGCAAGCATGGCAAAGCGACAAAGCCTACCGCAAAGGTGATGCGCCGGTAGCGTACAATGGCGTCATTTATCGAGCCAGACACTGGAGCTATGGATTTCAACCTGACAAATCGGGCCAATATGACGCCTGGCAGCCAGTGAGCTATTGTGACAGCAGTCCTTTAAACGAGTAG
- a CDS encoding DUF6265 family protein, whose translation MMKVMSLVLLCLAFQSSAKEEVCNSLNSLNWLIGNWYSENSKLTFNESWSRISEKTFEGYGQTYSIVKNKVVSAETLRLVEMSGEVFYLAKVASNALPTAFKLTSCTADSAVFENSRHDFPNKIKYQLNKSKTITAFVSGEGGKGFSIEFIGKNGNASNE comes from the coding sequence ATGATGAAAGTGATGAGTTTGGTGCTACTGTGTTTGGCTTTTCAATCCTCGGCCAAAGAGGAAGTATGTAATTCGTTGAACTCATTGAATTGGCTGATAGGCAATTGGTATTCTGAAAACAGTAAATTGACATTCAATGAATCATGGAGCCGGATCAGTGAGAAAACATTCGAGGGCTATGGTCAAACGTATTCAATTGTTAAGAACAAAGTTGTGAGCGCCGAAACGCTTCGGTTGGTTGAAATGTCCGGAGAGGTTTTTTATTTGGCCAAAGTAGCCAGTAATGCATTACCGACAGCCTTTAAATTAACAAGTTGCACTGCTGACTCCGCGGTATTCGAGAATTCACGGCATGATTTTCCCAACAAAATTAAGTATCAATTAAACAAAAGCAAGACGATTACAGCGTTTGTCTCAGGAGAAGGCGGTAAAGGCTTTTCAATAGAGTTCATTGGTAAAAACGGAAACGCTAGTAATGAGTGA
- a CDS encoding sensor histidine kinase — MKIIKNSLARKIYLHFILIGSVVFTGIGVILHLFSMNYANLALEVSMKGMSEDIADALRFEQQQLVYAPDSVIEKWGYDALYNNFAFRVIRAANNEVLLQSVSNEQGSAALEALSETIPVGYSHLAGVDRFRTELTLNGQALLLDMARNDLITELANEAVIPALNRVTAITIFAAFGVFMLVGYLSVRSVVQPVKTVAGQLKQIKPEQLSFRLSNEGLPYEIQPIVNSLNQAMERVEAGFDEQKRFVANAAHELKTPLAVLNTRVQLADIAPQIREEIVNDVAYMTRVVQQLLDLSRAQNFVVYNKVPVSLSALAQEVCMMLAPLALQFDKELSLDADPDTDQILADKAAVHIMIKNLVENALKHSQDNAKIQVKVTTTELEVSDNGPGIQSQYYDRLFERFWRQEQSTLTGSGLGLSIVKEVVDFHDAKLSVTCKNEQGGASFKVVFTERNA, encoded by the coding sequence ATGAAAATCATAAAAAACTCGCTTGCTCGCAAGATTTACCTGCACTTTATACTAATTGGCTCTGTCGTATTTACCGGCATTGGTGTGATCTTACATTTGTTTTCGATGAACTATGCCAACCTGGCGCTGGAAGTCAGTATGAAGGGGATGAGCGAAGATATAGCAGACGCACTGCGTTTTGAACAGCAGCAGCTGGTATATGCTCCTGATAGCGTGATTGAAAAATGGGGCTATGATGCCTTATATAATAACTTTGCGTTTCGTGTTATCCGTGCTGCGAATAACGAGGTGTTGCTTCAGTCTGTAAGTAATGAGCAAGGCTCGGCTGCGCTTGAAGCGCTGAGCGAAACTATTCCGGTTGGATACTCTCATTTGGCGGGGGTCGATCGTTTTCGCACCGAACTCACACTGAATGGTCAGGCACTGCTGCTGGATATGGCACGCAATGATCTGATCACCGAACTGGCGAACGAAGCTGTGATACCGGCACTAAACCGGGTGACCGCCATTACCATTTTTGCGGCATTTGGGGTGTTTATGCTGGTCGGGTATTTGTCTGTGCGCTCAGTGGTGCAACCGGTAAAAACCGTGGCAGGCCAGTTAAAGCAGATCAAACCAGAGCAACTGAGCTTCAGGCTCAGTAATGAAGGCCTGCCCTATGAAATTCAGCCCATTGTGAATTCACTTAACCAGGCAATGGAGCGGGTAGAGGCCGGTTTTGATGAGCAAAAGCGGTTCGTGGCAAACGCGGCCCACGAACTTAAAACGCCACTGGCTGTGTTAAACACCCGGGTTCAGCTGGCCGATATTGCGCCCCAGATCCGTGAAGAAATCGTCAACGATGTGGCGTACATGACGCGGGTGGTGCAGCAGCTACTGGACCTGTCTCGTGCGCAAAACTTTGTGGTGTATAACAAAGTACCGGTGAGTTTGTCGGCACTGGCGCAGGAAGTGTGTATGATGCTTGCCCCATTGGCACTGCAGTTTGATAAAGAACTAAGCCTGGATGCGGACCCCGACACAGATCAGATCCTGGCTGATAAAGCCGCCGTGCACATTATGATCAAAAACCTGGTCGAAAACGCCCTAAAACACTCGCAGGATAACGCCAAAATTCAGGTAAAAGTGACCACTACTGAGCTGGAAGTAAGCGACAACGGCCCAGGGATCCAATCACAGTATTACGACCGTCTGTTTGAGCGTTTCTGGCGACAAGAGCAATCCACCCTGACCGGCAGCGGACTGGGCCTGTCTATCGTCAAAGAAGTCGTTGATTTTCATGACGCCAAACTTAGCGTTACTTGTAAAAATGAGCAGGGCGGTGCGAGTTTTAAAGTGGTGTTTACTGAGCGAAATGCTTAG
- a CDS encoding response regulator yields the protein MRILITEDNLQLASFIQQAMTKEGYAADIATSAGALHDQMALWHYDAIILDLGLPDKDGLDVIAALRGAENPVPVLILTARGSVDDRIAGLDLGADDYINKPFDIGELLARMRALLRRPSQYTGTLLSHGNLALDPKSRRVTVGGENLSMGKTEVAILEYLLRHVGLTVGKDALYDAIYAMGFEVTDNALQVAVHRIRKKLDGAEAGVTIKTLRGIGYILA from the coding sequence ATGCGTATTTTGATCACTGAGGATAACCTGCAACTGGCCAGCTTTATCCAGCAGGCCATGACTAAGGAAGGCTATGCTGCCGATATTGCCACCAGTGCGGGTGCATTACATGATCAAATGGCCCTGTGGCACTACGACGCCATTATTCTGGATCTGGGTCTGCCCGACAAAGACGGACTGGATGTGATAGCAGCACTGCGTGGAGCCGAAAACCCGGTGCCTGTATTGATCTTAACAGCGCGTGGCAGTGTGGATGACCGCATTGCTGGGCTGGATTTGGGCGCAGATGATTATATCAACAAGCCCTTCGACATTGGCGAATTACTGGCAAGAATGCGTGCTCTGCTGCGTCGACCAAGCCAGTATACAGGCACTCTGTTGTCTCATGGCAATCTCGCCCTTGACCCAAAATCTCGCAGAGTGACGGTGGGTGGTGAAAACCTTTCTATGGGTAAAACCGAAGTGGCTATTTTGGAGTATCTGTTACGCCATGTCGGGCTGACTGTTGGCAAAGACGCATTATACGATGCTATTTATGCGATGGGGTTTGAAGTAACTGACAATGCTTTGCAAGTCGCGGTTCACCGAATACGCAAAAAGCTCGATGGTGCAGAAGCTGGCGTGACTATCAAAACGCTTCGTGGCATAGGATATATACTGGCATGA
- a CDS encoding efflux RND transporter permease subunit, whose amino-acid sequence MNKTPWFVNPRLILGLMCIVCLAGVGGWFSAPEQEDPTFPYRNGLIVLNASGLEAESLAQRYIRPLERVLAQVDEIQAYSAQVKHGAASVDIELKETVYNTDQVWQRIKESIAPIRQSNPTLSMTIMDRVQDTQGIFLSVRSRGDLLQERQLAIALRDQLLALSTVRNAQLVGDPGQQIAVAFSQQTMQQTGITPLQIAQRIADANNTDSVASITDDRANLILSPVAQLDSTDELKNTLIATAQGQQLPLSTLADVHYRTDPKAQESFWVDGQQQLGVAVTLVPNRIRIAQAGAQVTQLVERFNQTYGAEAVSIELFQPKWAKKRKDALMQSLMLSLVAIAAILFIFLSASGAASVCIAVVAITLSAIAAFSAMDGVLHQMTIAGLILSLGLMVDNCIVVAERFNRHISSGTDPLHSAIQSIHELWRPLCAATVTTIAAFLPMLMAKGSVADFIASIPVMVILCIVASYAIALTLVPLLNRYLPVRKLGASRWQQQLQQRLEQGALVLSQFTLQHKALTLFAAFGLCAGLMALPQADGEFFPKTNRNQAIVDVELPMGSHKLYTASILNQIAEDISARAGVQRTLVFNGFSGPRFYYNLAQKPDESHIGRVVLTAQANTNMAQLVEQLNTSLQKAYPEAVLRARELGQGPPLESTVVMWLSGEDYNVLRRAGEEVFAMLKADARFEAPGKDYAVPVPQLTMTFDQQRLSQFGLTESQLNDYLAWRSAGLTITQVSFNDDPTAVVLYDPNSSHDSMDMMNTGVLTSLIDKPVPMHALAAIQVFGQPALLERRNGVPVVKLISEVAPGVDETELLTELTPALTAIAQRYGLELEFGGEMAESGEANNALVKTLPVGALLLFIALVLQFNSLRLTLLVMLSIPFAVVGAPAMLSLAQVPFGFMSVLGILALAGIVVNNAILLIDGTLLYVQAGQNTQAAIMLSVQNRVRPVIVTSVTTIVGMLPLTSASSPLWPPLAWAVIGGLVTSTILVLVVIPVLLQLLLPKYSKRSSIDVPRLIDICTE is encoded by the coding sequence GTGAATAAAACGCCCTGGTTTGTCAACCCACGCCTGATCCTGGGTTTGATGTGTATTGTGTGCCTTGCTGGTGTGGGAGGCTGGTTTAGTGCCCCTGAGCAGGAAGACCCCACCTTTCCATATCGCAATGGTCTGATTGTGCTCAATGCCAGTGGCCTCGAAGCCGAGTCTTTGGCGCAGCGTTACATTCGCCCGCTGGAGCGCGTGTTAGCACAAGTAGATGAGATCCAGGCTTACAGTGCTCAGGTAAAACATGGCGCTGCGTCAGTGGATATTGAGTTAAAAGAAACCGTGTACAACACAGATCAGGTCTGGCAACGGATCAAAGAAAGTATTGCGCCAATACGTCAGAGTAACCCGACGTTGTCGATGACCATAATGGATCGCGTGCAGGACACCCAAGGTATTTTTTTGTCAGTGCGCAGCCGGGGGGATTTGTTGCAGGAGCGCCAACTTGCCATTGCGCTGCGCGACCAGCTATTGGCACTTAGCACGGTACGCAATGCACAGCTGGTGGGTGATCCGGGTCAACAGATAGCGGTGGCTTTTTCACAGCAGACTATGCAGCAAACGGGTATCACACCTTTGCAGATTGCACAGCGTATTGCAGATGCTAATAATACAGATTCGGTAGCCAGCATCACCGATGACAGAGCTAATCTGATCTTATCTCCGGTGGCTCAGCTAGACTCTACCGATGAATTAAAAAATACCCTGATCGCAACGGCTCAGGGTCAGCAGTTACCCCTCTCAACTTTGGCTGATGTCCACTATCGTACCGACCCTAAAGCCCAGGAGTCATTCTGGGTTGACGGTCAGCAGCAACTAGGCGTGGCGGTAACTCTGGTACCTAACCGGATCCGCATTGCTCAGGCTGGAGCGCAGGTCACCCAGCTGGTTGAGCGGTTTAATCAGACCTATGGCGCTGAGGCCGTGAGCATAGAGTTATTCCAGCCTAAGTGGGCCAAAAAGCGCAAAGATGCCCTGATGCAATCTTTAATGCTTAGCCTGGTTGCCATTGCCGCTATTTTGTTTATTTTCCTGTCCGCAAGTGGGGCAGCCAGTGTGTGTATTGCGGTGGTGGCTATCACGCTATCTGCCATAGCAGCATTCAGTGCAATGGATGGGGTGCTACACCAGATGACGATTGCAGGACTTATTTTGTCGCTTGGCCTGATGGTCGATAATTGTATCGTGGTTGCTGAACGTTTTAATCGCCATATTTCGTCTGGCACCGATCCTTTGCACAGCGCCATCCAAAGTATCCATGAGCTATGGCGCCCTTTATGCGCGGCCACCGTGACAACGATAGCGGCATTTTTACCTATGCTCATGGCCAAGGGCAGTGTGGCAGACTTTATTGCCAGTATTCCTGTGATGGTTATTTTGTGTATTGTTGCCAGCTACGCGATTGCATTGACATTGGTGCCGTTGCTTAACCGTTATTTGCCTGTTCGCAAACTCGGGGCGTCACGCTGGCAGCAGCAGTTGCAACAACGCTTGGAGCAGGGTGCTTTGGTTTTATCGCAGTTTACGTTGCAACATAAAGCGCTGACTTTGTTTGCTGCTTTTGGTTTATGCGCCGGATTAATGGCATTGCCACAAGCCGATGGCGAGTTTTTTCCAAAAACCAACCGTAATCAGGCCATAGTGGATGTAGAGCTGCCGATGGGCAGTCATAAACTATATACAGCCAGCATATTGAACCAGATTGCTGAGGACATTAGCGCCCGAGCGGGCGTCCAGCGTACCTTGGTGTTCAATGGCTTTTCTGGCCCGAGGTTTTACTACAATTTGGCGCAAAAGCCGGATGAAAGCCATATTGGCCGTGTGGTGCTCACTGCACAAGCCAATACAAATATGGCTCAGTTGGTTGAACAGCTTAACACCAGCTTGCAAAAAGCGTATCCAGAGGCCGTGTTGCGCGCCCGTGAATTGGGCCAGGGACCGCCATTAGAAAGTACTGTGGTGATGTGGCTTAGTGGTGAGGATTACAATGTACTTCGCCGTGCCGGTGAAGAGGTATTTGCCATGCTCAAAGCAGATGCGCGCTTCGAAGCGCCGGGAAAAGACTACGCAGTCCCCGTCCCACAGCTGACGATGACGTTTGATCAGCAACGCCTTAGTCAGTTTGGCCTGACGGAAAGCCAACTCAATGACTATCTGGCCTGGCGCAGTGCAGGGCTGACGATCACGCAAGTGAGTTTTAACGATGACCCAACCGCGGTGGTATTGTACGACCCGAATTCAAGCCATGACAGCATGGACATGATGAATACTGGTGTACTTACGTCTTTGATAGACAAACCCGTACCAATGCATGCGCTGGCAGCTATTCAGGTGTTTGGCCAGCCGGCGCTTCTGGAACGCAGAAACGGTGTGCCCGTGGTTAAACTGATCAGTGAAGTGGCGCCCGGTGTGGATGAGACTGAACTGCTCACTGAACTGACACCAGCACTAACAGCCATTGCACAGCGCTATGGCCTTGAACTGGAGTTTGGCGGCGAAATGGCTGAGTCTGGTGAGGCCAATAATGCGCTGGTGAAAACGCTGCCGGTTGGTGCATTGCTACTTTTTATAGCCCTGGTACTCCAGTTTAACTCACTGCGTTTAACCTTACTGGTGATGTTGAGTATTCCATTTGCCGTTGTAGGTGCACCTGCCATGCTGAGCCTGGCACAGGTTCCGTTCGGGTTTATGTCAGTATTGGGTATTCTGGCATTAGCAGGGATCGTAGTAAATAATGCTATCTTATTGATCGACGGTACTTTGCTTTACGTACAAGCCGGTCAGAATACTCAGGCTGCTATCATGTTATCGGTACAAAACAGGGTGCGTCCTGTTATAGTAACTTCGGTTACAACCATAGTGGGCATGCTGCCTCTAACGTCAGCCAGCAGCCCCTTGTGGCCACCGCTGGCATGGGCCGTTATTGGTGGGCTGGTGACCTCTACAATACTGGTGCTGGTGGTCATCCCGGTATTATTGCAATTGCTGTTACCTAAATATAGTAAGCGCTCATCGATAGATGTGCCACGCCTGATTGATATATGCACGGAATAA